Proteins from one Ipomoea triloba cultivar NCNSP0323 chromosome 1, ASM357664v1 genomic window:
- the LOC116011374 gene encoding homeobox-leucine zipper protein ATHB-40-like, with amino-acid sequence MVTSTTHFRLIPRFFMPLRVLYNTAFTNARIYNLSFRRKRFCGTAGGRRRFSGRHYRPFSGDSKNKAVWDGGLTGIRKRKLSEEQVNLLEQSFGDESKLESERKYRLASELGLYPRQVAIWFQNRRARWKNKKLEKEYSKLKAEHESTVLENCARS; translated from the exons ATGGTTACATCCACCACTCACTTTAGGCTAATACCTCGCTTTTTCATGCCATTAAGGGTGTTATACAATACTGCATTCACTAATGCTCGAATCTATAATCTCTCATTTAGGAG AAAACGCTTCTGTGGGACCGccggaggaagaagaagattttCCGGCCGCCACTATAGGCCGTTTAGTGGAGATTCGAAGAACAAGGCGGTCTGGGACGGCGGCCTGACCGGAATCAGGAAGCGGAAATTGAGCGAAGAACAAGTCAACCTCCTAGAACAAAGCTTCGGTGATGAGAGCAAGTTAGAGTCGGAGAGAAAATACCGCCTGGCTTCTGAGCTGGGACTTTACCCTCGCCAGGTCGCCATCTGGTTCCAAAACCGTCGGGCACGGTGGAAGAACAAGAAGCTCGAGAAAGAATACTCCAAACTCAAGGCGGAGCACGAGTCCACCGTCCTTGAAAACTGCGCGCGGTCTTAA
- the LOC116026282 gene encoding polyphenol oxidase I, chloroplastic, translating to MASITSPCTPTGTTPKSLSSSANLSSTPLSKPSQLLISSKRNRHFKISCNAAAGDGADSKFDRRDVLLGLGGLYGAASLASNPLASAAPIQAPEISKCVVPPADLPPGAVVDNCCPPVASNIVDYKLPAVTTMKVRPAAHTMDKDAIAKFAKAVELMKALPADDPRNFYQQALVHCAYCNGGYDQVNFPDQEIQVHNSWLFFPFHRWYLYFYERILGKLIGDPSFGLPFWNWDNPGGMVLPDFLNDSTSSLYDSNRNQSHLPPVVVDLGYNGADTDVPDSQKISDNLALMYKQMVTNAGTAELFLGKAYRAGDAPSPGAGSIETSPHIPIHRWVGDPRNTNNEDMGNFYSAGRDIAFYCHHSNVDRMWTIWQQLAGKPRKRDYTDSDWLNSTFLFYDENGQAVKVRIGDSLDNQKMGYKYAKTPLPWLDSKPVPTKKKGGYASKSKAPFVASVFPVTLDKVVQVKVARPKKSRSAEEKEAEEEILLIEGIEVEIDKYAKFDVYLNDSDDPSGGKDKAEYAGSFAHLPHKHKGMKKIRTTLSLGLNEPLEDLGAEDDDTILVTLAPKVGGGVVSVDNIKVVYGS from the exons ATGGCTTCCATTACTTCTCCATGCACTCCCACTGGCACTACCCCAAAGTCTTTGTCCTCTTCCGCCAACTTGTCATCAACTCCCCTCTCCAAACCCTCCCAACTTCTCATCAGCTCCAAGCGCAACCGCCACTTCAAGATCTCATGCAACGCCGCCGCCGGCGACGGCGCCGACTCCAAGTTTGACCGGCGAGATGTCCTCCTCGGCTTGGGCGGCCTCTACGGCGCCGCTAGCCTCGCGTCCAACCCCTTGGCCTCGGCCGCGCCCATCCAAGCCCCGGAGATCTCCAAATGTGTCGTCCCGCCCGCCGACCTCCCGCCGGGTGCCGTGGTGGATAACTGTTGCCCGCCCGTGGCGTCCAACATTGTTGACTACAAGCTCCCGGCTGTGACCACCATGAAAGTCCGCCCTGCCGCTCACACCATGGACAAAGACGCCATCGCCAAGTTCGCGAAGGCCGTCGAGCTCATGAAGGCTTTGCCGGCCGACGATCCCCGGAACTTTTACCAGCAAGCGCTTGTCCATTGCGCGTACTGCAACGGCGGCTACGACCAAGTCAACTTCCCTGACCAGGAAATCCAGGTCCACAACTCTTGGCTCTTCTTCCCTTTCCACCGATGGTACCTCTACTTCTACGAGAGAATCTTGGGCAAATTGATCGGCGACCCCTCGTTCGGTCTGCCGTTCTGGAACTGGGATAACCCCGGCGGAATGGTGCTTCCTGATTTTCTCAACGACTCCACCTCTTCTCTCTACGACAGTAACCGTAACCAATCTCACCTCCCACCTGTCGTCGTCGACCTTGGCTACAATGGGGCGGATACCGATGTGCCCGACTCGCAAAAAATCTCCGATAACCTTGCTTTGATGTACAAGCAAATGGTCACCAATGCCGGAACCGCGGAGCTTTTCCTCGGAAAAGCTTACCGTGCCGGAGACGCTCCCAGCCCTGGTGCAGGCTCCATCGAGACCAGCCCTCACATTCCAATCCATAG GTGGGTGGGTGACCCGAGAAACACCAACAATGAAGACATGGGCAACTTCTACTCGGCCGGAAGGGACATAGCCTTCTACTGCCACCACTCCAATGTTGACCGTATGTGGACCATATGGCAGCAGCTCGCCGGAAAACCAAGAAAGCGAGACTACACCGATTCCGACTGGTTAAACTCCACCTTCCTCTTCTACGACGAGAACGGCCAGGCAGTGAAGGTCCGGATCGGAGACTCCCTAGACAACCAGAAAATGGGGTACAAGTACGCCAAAACCCCCCTCCCATGGCTCGACTCCAAGCCAGTCCCCACCAAGAAGAAGGGCGGCTACGCCTCCAAGTCCAAGGCCCCCTTCGTCGCCAGCGTCTTCCCCGTCACGCTCGACAAGGTCGTCCAAGTCAAGGTCGCTCGGCCCAAGAAGTCCAGGTCGGCAGAGGAGAAGGAGGCGGAAGAAGAAATCTTGCTTATAGAAGGCATTGAAGTGGAAATTGACAAGTACGCCAAGTTCGACGTTTACCTGAACGACTCGGACGACCCGAGCGGCGGCAAAGACAAGGCGGAGTACGCCGGGAGCTTTGCGCATCTCCCCCACAAGCACAAGGGGATGAAGAAGATCAGGACCACTCTCAGCCTGGGTCTGAATGAGCCGCTCGAGGATTTGGGCGCCGAGGACGACGACACTATTCTGGTGACTTTGGCTCCAAAAGTTGGCGGCGGCGTTGTCTCCGTCGACAACATCAAGGTCGTCTACGGCTCTTAG
- the LOC116011363 gene encoding uncharacterized protein LOC116011363, translating into MSTKIGHDPWLPTEDNPFITTSLPEAIYEAPVSSLLNMQGLGWDEECVKDIFNERDASIVLNIPVSLRRPSDAWVWYKEAKGEYTVKSAYRMLVGELQDNRPWRLLWNLKTDESARYLFMDCTDAVAMWTTIGLSSPTLGQDDMQCKFVMLCWGLWGSRNNKVWNGNAFDCNAVIHSSLTFLTNWKAAYDPMLTTQGSGGRLLKWKAPSPDRLKMNTDIAMDIHHNIMGLGWVLRDHHGMFLAAKAMQISGNYSVQEAEAVCIREALSWLKGTGMGDVDIETDSQLVYYALSSNPFISTFGFLIDDIKEVASMIEGVDFCFVKRSANRAAHIVAREAVSLTGCGEWFDTPPLYLVDCLLSDLMN; encoded by the exons ATGAGTACGAAAATAGGCCATGATCCTTGGCTTCCTACTGAGGATAACCCGTTTATTACTACATCTTTGCCCGAGGCTATTTATGAAGCTCCTGTATCATCTTTGTTAAACATGCAGGGACTGGGTTGGGACGAGGAGTGTGTGAAGGATATTTTTAACGAAAGGGATGCTAGTATTGTACTAAATATTCCAGTTAGCTTGCGACGACCTAGTGATGCTTGGGTTTGGTATAAGGAAGCGAAAGGTGAGTACACGGTCAAGTCTGCCTATAGAATGTTGGTGGGAGAATTGCAAGATAACAGACCATGGCGTTTGTTATGGAATCTTAAG ACTGATGAATCCGCCCGGTATTTGTTCATGGACTGTACGGATGCGGTTGCTATGTGGACTACAATAGGCTTATCTTCTCCTACACTGGGACAAG ATGATATGCAATGCAAGTTTGTCATGCTTTGTTGGGGACTATGGGGAAGCCGGAATAATAAAGTATGGAATGGGAATGCTTTTGATTGTAATGCTGTAATTCATTCATCTCTCACTTTCTTGACAAACTGGAAGGCAGCGTATGATCCAATGTTGACAACGCAAGGTTCTGGTGGTAGGTTGCTGAAGTGGAAAGCTCCATCACCTGACCGGTTAAAGATGAACACGGATATTGCTATGGATATTCATCACAATATTATGGGGCTGGGCTGGGTGCTACGAGATCACCATGGTATGTTTCTAGCTGCAAAGGCGATGCAAATTAGTGGAAATTATAGTGTTCAAGAGGCCGAAGCGGTTTGTATTCGTGAAGCTTTGAGTTGGCTGAAAGGAACCGGGATGGGAGATGTAGATATTGAGACTGATTCTCAACTTGTTTATTATGCTTTATCTTCGAATCCTTTTATTTCTACTTTTGGTTTTCTGattgatgatattaaagaagtTGCATCTATGATTGAGGGTGTAGACTTCTGTTTTGTTAAacgatctgcgaatcgtgctgCCCACATTGTTGCTCGGGAAGCCGTTTCTTTgacaggttgcggggagtggttcGATACTCCTCCTCTTTATCTTGTTGATTgccttttatctgatttaatgaattaa